Genomic window (Cellulosilyticum lentocellum DSM 5427):
TTATCGATCTTCATTTCAGTAAGATGTGCTTCAAAATCCTCTTGCAACGAAAGAGCACTAAGTATAATAACATCTCCTGAGAGAATGGTTGTACTCCCTTTAGGTATAATTCGTTTATTCCCTCTTATGATTAATACAAGTAAAATATCCGGGGGTAAGGAAATCTCCTTTATTTTTTTACCACTCCATAAGTGATTTTTTGAAATTGGAAGTTTAATAAATTGTATAGGCTCCTCATCTGAATAATCACTGAAAGTCTTCATAACATTACTATTATCATCAATCATATCAAGTTTTTTAGCCATAAATGGTATTAAAGAACCTTGTAAGCTGATTGAAAATAAAACAATAAAGAATACCATATGAAAAATATCATTTTTCATATACGTTGGACTAACAGTAGCCATAATAGCAAAAACGATTGAAGCTGCTCCCCTTAGCCCTGACCAAGAAACTAATAGCTTTTGATTTATTGTTCCTTTAGAAGGTAATAAAATAGCAAAAACTGCTAATGGACGTGCAACAAAAGTTACAAAGATAGCAATTGCTAATGAAGGTAATAAGATTTTTGGTAATTCAGATGGAAAAGATAAAAGGCCTAAAAGAAAGAATATTAACATTTGCATTAAGCCTGTAATACCATCAAAAAAGTAAACTAATGATTTTTTATTAGGTATCGCTTGATTCCCTAAAATAATACCTAAAATATAGGTACTTAAATAACCATTTCCTCCAAGTAGTGTAGATGCTGCATAAGCAATAAGCGGCATGCTAAATACAAATATGGTGTCAAAACCATCTGTTGCAAATTTAATTTTAGTCAAACACCAAGTTGCTATTAATGCAATCCCAGCTCCTATAGTAATGCCATAAACAACTTGTGCGAAAACCATGTAAGCAAGCTGACCACCACTAAAGTCTCCACTCATCATGGCTAAAATAATAACTGTAAGCATATACGAACAAGGGTCATTACTCCCACTTTCTACTTCTAATAATGAAGCCGTATTATCCTTTAAATTAAGTCGTTTAGAGCGCAATATAGAAAATACAGATGCGGCATCTGTAGAGCTAATAACAGCTCCGATTAACATACTTTCAAGAAAATCAAATCCTAATAAGAAATAACAGAAAAGACCTGTTAGTAGTGCTGTGAAAATAACACCTATTGACGAAAGGAGTACTGCATTAACGGCAATTGGCTTAGCTTGTTTCCAGCTGGTTCCGAA
Coding sequences:
- a CDS encoding potassium/proton antiporter, translated to MSIYILLVAAIILICVVLNKMSSKLGIPMLLAFIVLGMLFGSDGIVKIPFDNYGIVEQVCSIALIFIMFYGGFGTSWKQAKPIAVNAVLLSSIGVIFTALLTGLFCYFLLGFDFLESMLIGAVISSTDAASVFSILRSKRLNLKDNTASLLEVESGSNDPCSYMLTVIILAMMSGDFSGGQLAYMVFAQVVYGITIGAGIALIATWCLTKIKFATDGFDTIFVFSMPLIAYAASTLLGGNGYLSTYILGIILGNQAIPNKKSLVYFFDGITGLMQMLIFFLLGLLSFPSELPKILLPSLAIAIFVTFVARPLAVFAILLPSKGTINQKLLVSWSGLRGAASIVFAIMATVSPTYMKNDIFHMVFFIVLFSISLQGSLIPFMAKKLDMIDDNSNVMKTFSDYSDEEPIQFIKLPISKNHLWSGKKIKEISLPPDILLVLIIRGNKRIIPKGSTTILSGDVIILSALSLQEDFEAHLTEMKIDKDNNWIGKPLAEITLGPEKLVIVVKRNHKVIIPNGKTIVKENDILVISQL